In Oryza brachyantha chromosome 2, ObraRS2, whole genome shotgun sequence, a single window of DNA contains:
- the LOC102715827 gene encoding nuclear transcription factor Y subunit B-1-like, whose amino-acid sequence MEAKKTVVGLDTGCGVTNTELPMANLIRLMKKVLPGKAKIGGTAKGLTHDCAVEFVGFVGDEASEKAKAEHRRTIAPEDYLSSFGNLGFDRYIEPMQTYINGYREFERSGGNRRVTSPMTPTSMMPEGPTFTNTELQFLRSVIPLSDDESNGYDYGYGYGKNM is encoded by the coding sequence ATGGAGGCCAAGAAGACGGTGGTGGGATTAGACACGGGGTGTGGTGTGACCAACACTGAGTTGCCAATGGCCAACCTCATACGCCTAATGAAGAAGGTGCTGCCAGGAAAAGCAAAGATTGGGGGAACAGCCAAGGGTCTCACCCATGACTGCGCGGTGGAGTTTGTCGGGTTCGTCGGCGATGAGGCCTCTGAGAAGGCCAAGGCAGAGCACCGCCGCACCATAGCGCCAGAAGACTATCTGAGCTCGTTCGGCAACCTCGGCTTCGACCGCTACATCGAGCCCATGCAAACCTACATCAATGGTTACCGTGAGTTTGAGAGGTCTGGCGGGAATAGGAGGGTGACATCTCCAATGACACCAACGTCGATGATGCCTGAGGGACCGACATTCACTAACACAGAGCTACAGTTTCTCCGATCGGTGATACCCTTAAGTGATGATGAATCTAATGGCTATGACTATGGCTATGGTTATGGCAAAAACATGTGA